Part of the Spirochaetota bacterium genome, TTCATGTACTGTCGATGCGCATGGGTAACGGCTACCGCAGCGGCATCGGCGATATCATCCTGCCCCGGGGCGAAGTCAGGCATCATTATCGTGAGCATTTTCATGACCGCCGCCTTGCCGGCACGCCCGCTGCCGGTCACCGAGGATTTCACCTCGCTCGGTGTGTACTCGAACACCGGTATCTTCGCCTGAGCGAGCGCGAGCAGTATGACACCGCGAGCCTGTGCCACATCGATGGCCGTCTTCACGTTCACGCTGAAGAACAATCGCTCCACCGCGGCGCTGGCCGGTTTTATTCCCTCTGCTGCCGCAACGCAACGGTCATACAGCAGCGCAAGGCGTTCTGCGAATGAGTGCCGCGGATCGGTCTCTATCAGCCCCGAGCGGTGCATGGTATATCGGCTGCCGTCGAATGAAACGGCGGCATATCCGGTCCTTCCGTATCCCGGATCGATGCCGAGTACCATCAATACTCTACTTTGACCTCAAAATACGCCTTCGGGTGCAGGCATGCGGGGCATTTTTCGAGGGCGTGCTCTCCCTCATGGATAAAGCCGCAATTCCTGCAGCGCCACAATGTCTTCGTTTTTTTCGTGAACACCGAACCGTTTTTCAGATTGTCAAGTAACGCCTGATAGCGCTCTTCGTGCGCTTTCTCGGCGAGAGCCACCTTTTCGAACAGCACGCCGATATCGGTGAAGCCTTCTTCGCGGGCGGTCTTTGCGAATGATGGATACATATCCGTGTGCTCGTAATGCTCGCCGTCAATGGCATGCTGCAGGTTCTCAGCCGTCGATTCGGATATCCCCGACAGCATCTTGAAATGACGCTTAGCATGTTCCTTCTCGTTATCGGCGGAATCGAGAAAGATCGCCGCTATCTGCTCAAATCCCTCTTTCTTTGCCACCGATGCGAAATAGGTATATTTGTTCCTCGCCATCGATTCCCCGGCAAATGCCGCTTCCAGGTTCTTTTCGGTCTTCGTGCCTTTCAAGTCCTTCATCCCATACTCCTTTGTGATTTTATATT contains:
- the ruvC gene encoding crossover junction endodeoxyribonuclease RuvC, whose translation is MVLGIDPGYGRTGYAAVSFDGSRYTMHRSGLIETDPRHSFAERLALLYDRCVAAAEGIKPASAAVERLFFSVNVKTAIDVAQARGVILLALAQAKIPVFEYTPSEVKSSVTGSGRAGKAAVMKMLTIMMPDFAPGQDDIADAAAVAVTHAHRQYMNERMKR
- the rbr gene encoding rubrerythrin, whose protein sequence is MKDLKGTKTEKNLEAAFAGESMARNKYTYFASVAKKEGFEQIAAIFLDSADNEKEHAKRHFKMLSGISESTAENLQHAIDGEHYEHTDMYPSFAKTAREEGFTDIGVLFEKVALAEKAHEERYQALLDNLKNGSVFTKKTKTLWRCRNCGFIHEGEHALEKCPACLHPKAYFEVKVEY